In the Leptospira sp. WS4.C2 genome, one interval contains:
- a CDS encoding CopG family ribbon-helix-helix protein: MNQTVNISFEKALLKEIDKIAKREHRSRSELIREAARAYIEKKSKWQAIFDFGVKSSEKSNLTENDIFGEIKNVRRSKKAS, from the coding sequence ATGAATCAGACTGTTAACATCTCTTTCGAAAAGGCTCTTTTAAAAGAAATTGATAAAATTGCAAAAAGAGAACACAGATCCAGATCTGAATTAATCCGGGAAGCAGCGAGAGCTTACATTGAGAAAAAATCTAAATGGCAAGCTATCTTTGATTTCGGTGTTAAATCTTCTGAAAAATCGAATCTTACTGAAAATGATATTTTCGGAGAAATTAAAAATGTTAGAAGAAGTAAAAAAGCTTCTTAA
- a CDS encoding putative toxin-antitoxin system toxin component, PIN family yields MLKVLLDTNIYISAILFNGKPKVVLQDLIDEIFIGFISNEIIDEIEETLSKPKFKLPNDFIQFTISEIRSSTTIIKNKPLKDYLNLRDRDDFHILETAFSADVDFLITGDKDLLTLEKIKEFRIITPDEYLRIKEELS; encoded by the coding sequence ATGTTAAAAGTTCTATTAGATACAAATATTTATATTTCCGCAATTTTGTTTAATGGTAAACCCAAAGTTGTTTTACAAGATTTAATAGATGAGATTTTTATTGGATTTATCTCAAATGAAATTATCGATGAAATAGAAGAAACTTTATCAAAACCTAAATTCAAACTTCCAAATGATTTTATCCAGTTTACAATTTCCGAAATCAGAAGTTCCACCACAATTATCAAAAATAAACCACTGAAAGATTATCTGAATTTAAGAGACCGAGATGATTTTCACATTCTTGAAACTGCTTTTTCCGCAGATGTTGATTTTTTAATCACTGGTGATAAAGACCTTCTAACTTTAGAAAAAATAAAAGAATTCAGAATCATAACTCCAGACGAGTATTTGAGAATAAAAGAGGAACTAAGTTAA
- a CDS encoding NACHT domain-containing NTPase, which translates to MHTELALKTVISKSPQILNKFLNIFTEIKEEIRIAFGENLHAYFKLKYDSFSQVKTILHRHAPKFFYDIYQPQTVSYETKKITIITSDELNHIGKYLTIFGGPGSGKTTLLRHLFLSCLITMEKIPLFIEIRRLNSGETKLEELIINIFKNNKIIESARIINRLLSQGTFQVFLDGFDEITHSIREEFIFNLNDFTEKFPDVNIILTSRPSPTAEQIQKFKNVKINSFNLEEALSFIDKQELDPELIHNIKEDIKKQRWKESNKFLSNPLLLSAYIITYRNDATIPEKKSIFYEKVISALFSEHDSFHKGGFVRKPFSNLSQSNIKSLLREIAFRSTLKSKYSFDSVEFRQYIEEVISSLNFEATYEEVKDDLTISYGIIIEDSGIFQYLHRSLQDYFAVQKIEKISSSNKEKIYKRIIQFCYGTHEEEIGNFLEFLSEMDEIYFKKDLLIPLINLFLSRIDESNLAASISLIFHHRLNITNSSMQTVEAVGVFKSHFRPFSIFRPFIRLSLNTWFEMKEKDFQEIREEFLQNTPIGVAENEYRIDLHQLQIETVSKMLIKLNPNINQELNEKVKKLKEYLFNLELEIKDYIENEAKIIDQL; encoded by the coding sequence ATGCACACAGAATTAGCGTTAAAAACAGTAATTTCGAAAAGTCCACAAATTCTAAATAAATTTCTAAATATTTTCACCGAAATTAAAGAAGAAATCAGAATAGCTTTCGGGGAAAATTTACACGCCTATTTCAAATTAAAATACGATTCATTTTCACAAGTTAAAACTATTTTGCACAGGCATGCACCTAAATTTTTCTATGATATTTATCAACCACAAACGGTTAGCTATGAGACTAAAAAAATTACAATCATCACATCCGACGAATTAAATCATATTGGAAAGTATCTAACAATTTTCGGTGGACCAGGTTCAGGCAAAACTACTCTTTTGAGACATCTATTTTTATCGTGTTTAATCACAATGGAAAAAATTCCACTCTTTATAGAAATCCGAAGACTAAATTCCGGAGAAACAAAACTTGAGGAATTAATAATCAATATTTTCAAGAATAATAAAATTATCGAAAGTGCGAGAATAATAAATAGATTATTGTCACAAGGAACCTTCCAAGTATTTTTGGATGGCTTTGACGAAATTACTCACTCTATCAGAGAAGAGTTTATATTCAATTTAAATGATTTTACAGAAAAATTTCCAGATGTTAACATAATACTTACTAGTAGACCGAGCCCCACCGCTGAACAAATTCAGAAATTCAAAAACGTAAAGATAAATAGTTTTAATCTAGAGGAAGCCCTTAGTTTCATAGATAAACAAGAACTAGATCCTGAACTAATACATAACATAAAAGAAGATATTAAGAAACAAAGATGGAAAGAGAGTAATAAATTTCTTTCAAATCCTTTATTATTATCTGCCTATATAATTACCTATAGAAATGACGCAACTATACCAGAGAAAAAAAGTATTTTCTACGAAAAAGTCATCAGCGCACTATTTTCAGAACACGATAGTTTTCATAAAGGTGGTTTTGTAAGAAAGCCATTTTCAAATCTATCTCAAAGTAATATAAAAAGCTTGCTTAGAGAAATCGCTTTTAGAAGTACATTGAAATCAAAATACTCCTTTGATTCTGTAGAATTTAGACAATACATAGAAGAAGTAATAAGTTCATTAAACTTCGAGGCAACATATGAGGAAGTAAAAGATGATTTAACAATTTCATACGGCATCATTATTGAAGATTCAGGAATTTTTCAATACTTACATCGTAGTCTACAAGATTATTTTGCCGTTCAAAAAATAGAAAAAATAAGTTCATCAAATAAAGAGAAAATCTATAAAAGAATAATTCAATTTTGTTATGGAACACACGAGGAGGAAATCGGTAATTTTCTAGAATTTCTTTCAGAAATGGATGAAATTTACTTCAAGAAAGATTTACTAATTCCACTTATAAATCTTTTTCTTTCAAGAATAGATGAATCCAATTTAGCCGCAAGCATAAGTTTAATATTCCATCATAGATTAAACATAACTAATTCATCAATGCAAACAGTAGAAGCAGTTGGTGTCTTTAAAAGTCACTTCCGACCTTTCTCAATTTTTAGACCATTTATCAGATTGTCATTAAATACTTGGTTTGAAATGAAAGAAAAAGATTTTCAGGAAATTAGAGAAGAATTCCTACAAAATACTCCTATTGGAGTTGCTGAAAATGAATACAGAATAGATTTGCATCAGCTTCAAATAGAAACTGTGAGTAAAATGCTAATTAAACTTAATCCGAATATTAACCAAGAATTAAATGAGAAAGTTAAAAAGTTAAAAGAATATTTATTTAATCTTGAATTAGAGATAAAGGATTACATTGAAAATGAAGCAAAAATAATTGATCAATTATAA
- a CDS encoding DUF6364 family protein: MNTKLTLSLDDKIIKQAKEFAKQRNKSLSKLIEDYLGGISSKIPSNEENLPPVTKKLAGILKGKKEIDIKNDIALFLEKKYK; this comes from the coding sequence ATGAATACTAAACTTACACTATCTCTTGATGACAAAATAATAAAACAAGCAAAGGAATTTGCTAAGCAGAGAAATAAAAGTTTATCTAAACTGATAGAAGACTATCTAGGAGGAATTTCTTCAAAAATCCCATCTAATGAAGAGAATCTTCCACCTGTGACAAAAAAATTAGCAGGAATACTAAAAGGTAAAAAAGAAATTGATATTAAGAATGATATAGCTCTTTTTCTTGAAAAAAAATACAAATGA
- a CDS encoding type II toxin-antitoxin system VapC family toxin: protein MIQNVYLDSDVIIDYLYAREPFFQESVELISLIENKKIKGYISSLIIWNIFYILAKYTNEKSARALIKEFKTIIEIIPIDEKIIDLALNSSIKDFEDSIQYFAAKSKKIKYIITRNKKDYPNGEIKPLSPKEFLTIFKE, encoded by the coding sequence ATGATTCAGAATGTTTACCTAGATTCTGATGTTATTATCGACTATCTATATGCAAGAGAACCTTTCTTTCAAGAATCTGTAGAACTCATTTCACTAATAGAAAATAAAAAAATTAAGGGATATATTTCTTCACTAATTATTTGGAATATTTTCTATATTCTGGCAAAGTATACAAATGAGAAATCTGCTAGAGCATTAATTAAAGAATTCAAAACTATTATAGAAATAATTCCCATTGACGAAAAAATAATCGATCTTGCATTAAATTCTTCAATAAAGGATTTTGAAGATTCAATTCAATATTTTGCAGCAAAATCAAAAAAGATTAAATATATTATCACTAGAAATAAAAAAGATTATCCCAATGGAGAAATTAAACCCTTAAGTCCGAAAGAATTTCTTACAATTTTTAAAGAATAA